A single Glycine soja cultivar W05 chromosome 14, ASM419377v2, whole genome shotgun sequence DNA region contains:
- the LOC114384843 gene encoding zinc finger CCCH domain-containing protein 66-like, which yields MCGVSKGKPSQFGLVMEEYAKEGMHHIISALLEFSAADDLVSFKDAVEKEGHDIDGVGFWYGRCVASKKIGYEERTPLMVASMFGSLGVSTYILSTGSVDVNWASRSDGATALHCAVAGGSAASIEVVKLLLDASADVNAIDANGNRPIDLIGSVTNSIFSQRSRVLQALLEGTSDADQACLALPEVIDQIEEQRQDMTTPRVSKDYPIDLSLPDIKNGIYGTDEFRMYTFKVKPCSRAYSHDWTECPFVHPGENARRRDPRKYHYSCVPCPEFRKGSCSKGDACEYAHGIFECWLHPAQYRTRLCKDESGCTRRVCFFAHKPEELRPLYASTGSAIPSPRSYSASASALEMGSVSPIALGSPSVLMPPTSTPPLTPSGASSPIAGSMWSQSNVSVPTLQLPKSRLKTASTARDIDLDIELLGLETHRRRQQLMMDEISALSSPNWKNSMPNSPSFHVPLSDHTELNRLSGVKPANLEDMFGSLDPSILSKYHGISLDVAGTQLQSPTGIQMRQNVNQQLGGYSSSLSTSNVIGSRSFRLDQSGEAATVALNPRAAAFAKRSQSFIERSVVNHHSEIPSPNPSTFSNWGSPGGKLDWAINGEELNKLRKSASFGFRSSSSPLTKASNKISANVDDEPDVSWVNSLVKDAPPESGEYSVEDHRKLLQCHNGTDAIPAWLEQLYLDQEQMVA from the coding sequence ATGTGCGGTGTTTCCAAGGGGAAACCTTCTCAATTTGGTTTGGTCATGGAGGAGTATGCAAAAGAAGGGATGCATCATATAATTTCAGCTTTGCTTGAGTTTTCTGCAGCAGATGATCTGGTTAGTTTCAAAGATGCGGTTGAAAAGGAGGGTCATGATATTGATGGGGTAGGGTTTTGGTATGGAAGGTGTGTTGCCTCGAAGAAAATAGGTTATGAAGAGAGGACACCTCTCATGGTTGCTTCCATGTTTGGAAGCCTTGGTGTATCAACCTATATCCTTTCAACGGGTAGTGTCGATGTTAATTGGGCTAGTAGGTCAGATGGGGCTACTGCTCTTCATTGTGCTGTTGCTGGGGGTTCTGCCGCTTCCATTGAGGTTGTCAAGCTTTTGCTTGATGCATCTGCTGATGTTAATGCTATTGATGCCAACGGTAACCGGCCAATTGACTTGATTGGCTCGGTGACCAATTCTATCTTCAGTCAAAGGTCAAGGGTGCTACAGGCCCTCCTGGAGGGTACAAGTGATGCTGATCAGGCATGTCTTGCACTTCCAGAAGTGATTGACCAAATTGAGGAACAAAGGCAAGATATGACTACGCCCCGTGTTTCGAAAGATTATCCCATTGATCTCTCCCTTCCAGACATAAAGAATGGGATATATGGTACTGATGAGTTTAGGATGTATACATTCAAAGTGAAGCCTTGTTCGAGGGCGTATTCTCATGATTGGACTGAGTGCCCCTTTGTTCATCCAGGGGAAAATGCAAGGCGGCGTGATCCAAGGAAATATCATTACAGCTGTGTCCCTTGTCCCGAGTTCAGGAAGGGGTCTTGCAGCAAGGGCGATGCCTGTGAGTATGCACATGGTATTTTTGAGTGCTGGCTTCACCCTGCCCAGTACCGGACGCGGCTTTGCAAGGATGAGAGTGGATGCACAAGAAGGGTTTGCTTCTTTGCTCACAAGCCTGAGGAGCTTCGCCCCTTGTATGCTTCTACTGGTTCCGCTATTCCTTCTCCAAGGTCCTATTCTGCTAGTGCTTCTGCATTGGAGATGGGTTCAGTTAGTCCAATTGCACTTGGTTCTCCATCTGTCTTGATGCCACCTACCTCAACACCACCTTTGACTCCATCTGGAGCATCTTCTCCCATTGCTGGATCCATGTGGTCTCAATCTAATGTTTCTGTCCCTACCCTGCAGCTGCCCAAAAGCAGATTGAAGACCGCATCAACTGCAAGAGACATTGATTTAGATATTGAACTGCTTGGACTTGAAACACATCGGCGTAGACAGCAGCTAATGATGGATGAGATATCTGCTCTTTCCTCTCCCAACTGGAAAAATTCCATGCCTAATAGTCCATCTTTCCATGTTCCTTTGAGTGATCACACTGAGTTAAATAGGCTTTCAGGGGTGAAGCCTGCTAACCTTGAAGATATGTTTGGATCACTCGATCCATCAATTTTGTCTAAATACCATGGAATCTCACTTGATGTTGCAGGAACTCAGTTGCAATCTCCAACCGGAATCCAGATGCGCCAGAATGTGAACCAGCAGCTAGGAGGCTATTCATCCAGCCTTTCTACTTCGAATGTGATTGGGTCACGCTCCTTCAGGCTTGATCAGTCTGGCGAAGCAGCCACGGTTGCCTTGAATCCAAGAGCTGCTGCCTTTGCAAAGCGGAGCCAGAGCTTCATTGAGCGTAGCGTGGTGAACCATCATTCTGAGATTCCTTCTCCAAATCCCTCTACCTTCTCTAACTGGGGCTCACCTGGTGGAAAATTAGATTGGGCCATAAATGGAGAAGAGCTGAATAAGCTGAGGAAATCTGCTTCCTTTGGATTTCGAAGCAGCAGTAGTCCTCTAACAAAGGCTTCAAACAAAATTTCAGCAAATGTTGATGATGAGCCAGATGTGTCTTGGGTTAACTCACTTGTGAAGGATGCTCCACCAGAATCCGGTGAATATAGTGTGGAAGATCATCGAAAGCTACTGCAATGCCACAACGGAACAGATGCGATTCCAGCATGGCTGGAGCAATTGTACTTGGACCAGGAGCAAATGGTGGCGTGA